The Chondrinema litorale genome includes the window CTAGGGTTTTATGGTGATCCAAGATAAATCAAATGCGGGCATTTAAAAGATATTCATATGAAAAACTATAAAATATTTAATAAGATAAAGCTATCGATATTCGCTGTAAGCTGTTTGGTGTTTTCACTTTTTTCTTGCTCAGAGTGGGATAGTTTTAAGGAATATATTGAAGGAGGAGAAATCCTTTATCCGGGAAAAATGAAAAGCGTTGAAATTATTCCGGGTAAAAACAGAGTACAGTTAACTGGGATTTTAAGTGCAGACCCCAATGTGGTAAAGTACAAAGCTTTTTGGAATAGTAATGAAGATTCCGTTGAGTTTAATATAGATAAAGGTTCTGGTGAAACTTATATAGAAAATACCTTTGAAGTAATAGAAGGTGTACACAGTTTTGAGATTTATACTTACGATGAAGCCGGAAATATTTCTGTTCCAACCAATGCAGTAGGTTCATCTTTTGGAGAAGCTTATCGCAGAAAATTGGGAAACCGATTGTTTACAGATTTGATTTTTAATGAGACGAACACCACCATTAACTGGGCGCAAATAGATGCTTCTACTGGTGCAGAATACACAGAGATAATATATACTGTTGGTGATTCTACTTATACAATACAAACCCCAGTTACAGAAACCACTACTGTACTAGAAGGCTTAACTAAAAGTACTACAATTCAGTACAGAACGATCTTTAAACCAACATCAAATAGTTTGGATACGTTTGCAGTGGCTTTTCAAGAATACGAAGTGAAGGTCGTTCCTCAATTAAAAAACAGCAAAGTGCCATTTGCTGCATCAGCGATTTCTGGTCGTTGGGGAACTTTGGCAGATTGGCAATCTAACGAAAATGTGCAAAGCCACGATGGTTTTGGTGGTTGGGACGAATGGAATGGCAACATATTTAATGTTGAATCTGGTTGGGGAGCACCACCAATTACCAATGGAAAAATCTGGCAAACATTTACATTAGAACCTGCAACCTATACTTTTAAAATTTCAGAATTAAGAGACACCAACCTTACAGATGCCGACCAAACTTATTTGGTGGCAGCAGTAGGAGATAGTTTGCCAAATGTAGCAGAGGTAAATACTGCCATGGGCTCAGTTCAGGTATTTAATAGACCTGTTACAGAACTTAGCTTTGATTTTACAGTGACAGAAACACAACAAGTTTCCATCGGTTATTTAACAACTCAACCTGATGGAACTCCAGGTAAGTTTTGTAATATCATTGCCTTCGATTTTGGCTTGAAAGAAGAATGATAAATTTAAGAAATCTCAGAGTTTGTAAAATAGCTCTGAGATTTTAAATATCAAATCATTGAAATTTTTAAAAATCCACTACTTTTTCAATAAATACCCAAATTCCTTCAAAGGCTCATTTAGGTCATTAAAAGGCCAAAACAAACCCTAACAGAAAGCTTATAACCACTATTTTGTGATAAAAACCTTTACTGTTCACATTTTGTACACCCGCTATTTTTCTATCTTAAGCTCAGTTCAAATACAATTGTAGAAATGATTTTTTAAAGTTATGATTCTACAAAAAGCTGCTCAAAATACTTTAACCATTCTCCTTTTTATAAGTCTTTTCTCATGTGAAACAGAACCAATAGAGAAAACAGAACTTAACCCATCACCTGAGCAAAAGATTTTTGAAATTAATGTTGTTGTACACATAATCCATAATGGAGAAGCTATAGGAACAGGCCCAAACTTATCTGATGATAGAATTGCAAAGCAAATTGAAAGTTTAAACAACGATTTTAGAAGAAAAGCTGGTACCAGAGGGTTTAACTCAAATCCAATAAGTGATGATGCAAGAATACAGTTTAAACTGGCACAAACTGACCCAGAGGGAAATCCAACAAATGGAATCGTAAGAATAAATTCCCAAGAAGTAAATAATCCACTTGAGGCTTGGGGCTTCGATTACTTTGCAAATTTTAATTATTGGGACTATAAAAGATATGTAAACATTTGGACAGCACCATTCCCAGAGTCTGGTATTGATGTTTATTTAGGAGAAGCTACCGGCCCTGATACCGACTTACCCGGCAATGAGCTATTTAGTGGGGGAGAGCCATTTTATGCAGA containing:
- a CDS encoding M43 family zinc metalloprotease, which codes for MILQKAAQNTLTILLFISLFSCETEPIEKTELNPSPEQKIFEINVVVHIIHNGEAIGTGPNLSDDRIAKQIESLNNDFRRKAGTRGFNSNPISDDARIQFKLAQTDPEGNPTNGIVRINSQEVNNPLEAWGFDYFANFNYWDYKRYVNIWTAPFPESGIDVYLGEATGPDTDLPGNELFSGGEPFYAEGIIINHAHFGESDIESDYNLGRTLTHEMGHYLGLLHPWGGKDCDNNDYCDDTPAVDTFVSGCTSFKGCNQEDVMIENYMNWTSDICMNTFTNNQIERMRYVLTHSRKSLVDTAN
- a CDS encoding DUF4998 domain-containing protein codes for the protein MKNYKIFNKIKLSIFAVSCLVFSLFSCSEWDSFKEYIEGGEILYPGKMKSVEIIPGKNRVQLTGILSADPNVVKYKAFWNSNEDSVEFNIDKGSGETYIENTFEVIEGVHSFEIYTYDEAGNISVPTNAVGSSFGEAYRRKLGNRLFTDLIFNETNTTINWAQIDASTGAEYTEIIYTVGDSTYTIQTPVTETTTVLEGLTKSTTIQYRTIFKPTSNSLDTFAVAFQEYEVKVVPQLKNSKVPFAASAISGRWGTLADWQSNENVQSHDGFGGWDEWNGNIFNVESGWGAPPITNGKIWQTFTLEPATYTFKISELRDTNLTDADQTYLVAAVGDSLPNVAEVNTAMGSVQVFNRPVTELSFDFTVTETQQVSIGYLTTQPDGTPGKFCNIIAFDFGLKEE